One window of the Deinococcus aerius genome contains the following:
- the dnaB gene encoding replicative DNA helicase — protein MELTPRVPPHSNDAEISVLGSVLLDNDTLTQLGDTVTPDMFYREGHRKIFTAMRALQERGEPVDLVTLSEDLRVKGQLDEVGGLTYLIGLSDQVPTAAYAEHYARIVQEKHTLRQLISASGKAMQLAYDAQLPLEDLLDRAEKMIFEVAEQKKRGEAFQAMDAVVHDTFEYITLLHQNKGIPDGVSSGFRDLDEQISGLQKGSLNVLAARPSMGKTAFALSIAQNVALRGEKTVAVFSLEMPSVQLALRMLCSEARVDMNRIRSGQLNERDFERLAHAAGRLADAPMVIDDEPDLTLNGLRSKLRRIAAQYGQLGLVVIDYLQLMSGGKNSGGSDNRQQEISTISRGLKGLARELEVPIIVLSQLSRAVEQRPNHRPMLSDLRESGAIEQDADIVMFIYRDEYYNKETDQQGIAEIIIGKQRNGPVGTVKLQFHSAHVRFNDLAPEGV, from the coding sequence ATGGAACTGACACCGCGCGTTCCCCCCCACAGCAACGACGCCGAGATCAGCGTTCTGGGAAGTGTCCTGCTGGACAACGACACGCTGACCCAACTGGGAGACACGGTGACCCCCGACATGTTCTACCGAGAGGGCCACCGCAAGATTTTCACGGCGATGCGGGCCCTCCAGGAACGCGGCGAGCCGGTGGACCTCGTGACCCTCAGCGAGGACCTGCGGGTCAAGGGGCAACTCGACGAGGTGGGCGGCCTGACCTACCTGATCGGCCTGTCGGACCAGGTGCCGACCGCCGCCTACGCCGAACACTACGCGCGCATTGTGCAGGAAAAGCACACGCTGCGGCAGCTCATCAGTGCGTCGGGCAAGGCGATGCAGCTCGCCTACGACGCGCAACTGCCGCTCGAAGACCTGCTTGACCGAGCGGAAAAGATGATCTTCGAGGTCGCCGAGCAGAAGAAGCGGGGCGAGGCCTTCCAGGCGATGGACGCAGTTGTCCACGATACCTTCGAGTACATCACCCTGCTGCACCAGAACAAAGGCATTCCCGACGGTGTGAGCAGCGGCTTCCGCGACCTGGACGAGCAGATTTCGGGGCTCCAGAAGGGAAGCCTGAACGTACTGGCGGCCAGGCCGAGTATGGGAAAGACAGCCTTCGCCCTCTCCATCGCCCAGAATGTCGCCCTGCGCGGCGAGAAGACGGTGGCGGTCTTCAGCCTGGAGATGCCGAGCGTGCAACTCGCCCTGCGAATGCTGTGTTCCGAGGCGAGGGTGGACATGAACCGCATCCGCTCCGGGCAGCTCAACGAGCGCGACTTCGAGCGGCTAGCGCACGCGGCGGGGCGCTTGGCCGACGCCCCGATGGTCATTGACGACGAGCCCGACCTGACCCTCAACGGGCTGAGGAGCAAGCTCCGGCGCATCGCCGCGCAGTACGGGCAGCTCGGGCTGGTCGTGATCGACTACCTGCAACTCATGTCGGGCGGTAAGAACAGCGGCGGCAGCGACAATAGGCAGCAGGAGATCAGCACCATCTCACGCGGGTTGAAAGGGCTGGCGCGTGAATTGGAAGTGCCCATCATCGTTCTTAGTCAGCTCAGCCGTGCTGTAGAACAGAGGCCGAATCATAGGCCGATGCTCTCCGACTTACGTGAATCTGGCGCCATTGAGCAAGACGCAGACATTGTTATGTTCATATACAGAGATGAGTACTATAATAAAGAGACCGATCAGCAAGGTATCGCCGAAATCATCATTGGTAAGCAGCGCAACGGCCCCGTCGGCACGGTGAAACTCCAGTTCCACTCTGCCCACGTGCGCTTCAACGACCTCGCGCCGGAGGGCGTCTGA
- a CDS encoding DUF1802 family protein has product MTPATALKEWDAQCQALTSAHTALLIRKGGIMETHAGFEVEHRRFLLYPTFLHQNLAELKPEFAGLLRDDPQPGRIVLPALAEVVAIYKVESLERALALEPYQALTAGAIERRFHYRNRPWVHALLLRVRPLREPLVLEETPEMLGCVSWVPLPDVSTEAEAPVLGEGELERLRAGVEGIVGGQALPR; this is encoded by the coding sequence ATGACCCCCGCCACCGCCCTCAAGGAATGGGACGCCCAGTGTCAGGCGCTCACCTCTGCTCACACCGCCCTCCTCATCCGCAAGGGGGGCATCATGGAGACGCACGCGGGCTTCGAGGTCGAGCACCGCCGCTTTCTCCTCTACCCTACCTTCCTGCACCAGAATCTGGCGGAGTTGAAACCGGAGTTCGCGGGCCTACTGCGTGACGATCCGCAACCCGGGCGCATCGTGCTTCCCGCACTCGCCGAGGTGGTCGCCATCTACAAAGTGGAGTCGCTGGAGCGGGCCCTGGCGCTGGAACCGTACCAGGCGCTGACGGCAGGAGCCATCGAGCGGCGCTTTCACTACCGGAATCGCCCCTGGGTCCACGCGCTGCTCCTGCGGGTGCGCCCGCTGCGCGAGCCCCTCGTGCTGGAGGAGACGCCCGAGATGCTGGGCTGCGTGAGTTGGGTGCCGCTGCCGGACGTGTCCACCGAAGCGGAGGCGCCCGTGCTGGGGGAGGGGGAACTGGAACGGCTGCGGGCAGGGGTGGAAGGGATAGTCGGCGGGCAGGCTTTACCACGCTGA
- a CDS encoding helix-turn-helix domain-containing protein, protein MTLNLQQTLTHWNALDGDLHRLLRGIDTEQDYDQAAALLEELDRLTEQDGDGPHTVLAALLAEKLSAYDEAHHPPADASPAEVLAFLMEQHRLKQTDLADLADQGTISRILSGKRGVGKKLAEAFAQRFGVDRSIFL, encoded by the coding sequence ATGACCCTGAACCTTCAGCAAACCCTGACTCACTGGAACGCCCTGGATGGCGACCTGCACCGGCTCCTGCGCGGAATTGACACCGAGCAGGATTACGATCAGGCTGCCGCTCTGCTGGAAGAACTCGACCGCCTGACCGAACAGGACGGAGACGGCCCCCATACAGTCCTCGCCGCCCTCCTCGCTGAGAAGCTGAGTGCCTACGACGAGGCTCACCACCCTCCTGCCGATGCCAGCCCCGCCGAGGTCCTGGCTTTCCTGATGGAGCAACACAGACTCAAGCAGACGGACCTGGCCGACTTGGCCGATCAAGGCACGATCAGCCGGATTCTGAGTGGCAAGCGAGGTGTGGGGAAGAAGCTGGCTGAAGCGTTCGCGCAACGGTTCGGGGTAGACCGGTCTATCTTCCTGTAG
- a CDS encoding prepilin-type N-terminal cleavage/methylation domain-containing protein, with amino-acid sequence MKNGTQGFTLIELLIVIAIIGILAAVLIPNLLNARQAANNSAAQSFLRNAVTQAESARANGTAVGATVGAVLKCTAAPLSMTEPAAVKAGTCEVRQGPNETTGYIEASTGNKYVFNGSTLTSTTTAGAPAPTGITSTP; translated from the coding sequence ATGAAGAACGGAACCCAAGGCTTCACCCTCATCGAACTGCTGATCGTAATCGCCATCATCGGCATTCTGGCGGCGGTGCTGATCCCTAACCTGCTGAACGCTCGGCAGGCGGCGAACAACAGCGCAGCTCAGAGCTTCCTGCGTAACGCGGTGACTCAGGCTGAGTCCGCGCGCGCAAACGGTACTGCTGTTGGTGCAACGGTGGGGGCTGTCCTCAAGTGTACGGCTGCTCCGCTCTCGATGACCGAGCCTGCGGCTGTTAAGGCGGGTACTTGCGAAGTTCGTCAGGGACCGAACGAGACGACTGGCTACATTGAAGCGAGCACTGGCAACAAGTACGTTTTCAATGGCAGCACCCTTACCTCCACGACAACCGCTGGCGCTCCCGCTCCCACGGGCATCACGAGCACTCCCTAA
- a CDS encoding prepilin-type N-terminal cleavage/methylation domain-containing protein yields the protein MQQEHTRSATPKRQGFTLIELLSVVAIISLILFFLFPNIISARAASNNNSAKSLARNAVTRAEIQRSSDNGKPIYTNLTPCAPAIFSELPANVSSCQVRQDENTSYVLVKSSDGAYFQFDGQQLLGPLATAPASW from the coding sequence ATGCAACAGGAGCATACAAGATCTGCCACTCCTAAGCGTCAAGGCTTTACTTTGATTGAATTACTGTCGGTTGTTGCAATTATTTCCCTTATATTGTTCTTCCTGTTTCCCAACATAATAAGTGCGCGCGCAGCATCTAATAATAATAGCGCTAAATCTTTAGCTCGTAATGCAGTAACGAGAGCCGAAATACAACGTAGTAGCGATAACGGTAAACCTATATACACTAATTTGACTCCCTGTGCGCCAGCCATCTTTTCCGAACTTCCTGCTAATGTATCCAGTTGTCAGGTACGGCAGGACGAAAACACTTCTTATGTCCTTGTCAAATCATCAGACGGTGCTTACTTCCAATTTGATGGACAGCAATTACTCGGCCCACTTGCCACAGCACCAGCTTCCTGGTAA
- a CDS encoding IS5 family transposase (programmed frameshift) has product MRLTDEQWAILAPLLPPPEKQTRRGRPRRGDKELLEGILWVLGTGAQWHHLPRPEYPPKSTCFERFQEWNERGVFPNILGQLYELLEDQGLLDLREAFIDGTFSAAKKGARTFGPTKKGKGTKIMLMVDASGLPLAVHTERASPGEVTLVHATLEASFGLDFPQRLIGDKAYDRDPLDAELAALGIEMIAPNRKNRKQKTQDGRPLRRYKRRWKVERTIAWLQSFRRVRTRDERKAENFLGFVQLACILILLRQISG; this is encoded by the exons GTGCGGTTGACCGATGAACAGTGGGCGATCCTCGCGCCTCTGCTGCCTCCTCCTGAAAAGCAGACCCGCCGCGGACGACCGCGGCGGGGTGACAAAGAACTGTTGGAAGGCATCCTCTGGGTGCTCGGTACAGGGGCCCAGTGGCACCACCTCCCGCGTCCGGAGTACCCGCCTAAGTCCACCTGCTTCGAGCGGTTTCAGGAGTGGAACGAGCGCGGCGTGTTCCCGAACATCCTGGGACAGCTCTACGAGCTGTTGGAGGACCAGGGACTACTCGACCTGCGCGAGGCCTTCATTGACGGCACCTTCAGTGCCGCGAAAAAGGGGGCGCGAACGT TTGGCCCAACCAAGAAGGGCAAGGGCACCAAAATCATGCTGATGGTGGATGCGAGCGGTCTGCCGCTCGCCGTCCACACTGAGCGTGCCAGCCCGGGGGAGGTCACGCTGGTTCACGCCACCCTGGAGGCCTCCTTCGGACTGGACTTCCCACAGCGGCTGATCGGGGACAAGGCCTACGACCGTGACCCCCTGGATGCGGAGTTGGCCGCGCTGGGGATCGAGATGATCGCGCCCAACCGCAAGAACCGGAAGCAGAAAACGCAGGATGGACGACCACTGCGCCGCTACAAGCGGCGCTGGAAGGTCGAGCGCACCATCGCTTGGTTACAGTCCTTCCGGCGTGTCCGAACCCGTGACGAGCGCAAAGCCGAGAACTTCCTGGGCTTCGTCCAGCTCGCCTGCATCCTCATTCTGCTTCGCCAAATTTCCGGATGA
- a CDS encoding AbrB/MazE/SpoVT family DNA-binding domain-containing protein, with protein sequence MTSKGQVTIPAVIREALHLQAGDRLILSLTENGFTASVERTPKVEDVRGIFGHAARPGTTRAEERAAFGEAVAGKYAP encoded by the coding sequence CTGACCAGCAAGGGCCAGGTCACGATCCCCGCAGTCATCCGGGAGGCATTGCACCTGCAAGCCGGGGACCGGCTGATTCTGAGCCTCACGGAAAACGGCTTCACGGCGTCTGTGGAGCGCACGCCGAAGGTTGAGGACGTGCGCGGGATTTTCGGGCACGCGGCCCGGCCGGGCACGACTCGTGCCGAAGAACGCGCCGCCTTTGGGGAAGCGGTGGCCGGGAAGTACGCCCCTTGA
- a CDS encoding type II toxin-antitoxin system HigB family toxin — translation MNVITPRKLRDFWQEHPQAEKPLRAWEKLIRRSAPTHFDELKQIFGSVDFVPPESTVFDIGGNKYRLITFVAYSAQRVYIKHVFTHREYDLWTEQNRKGGKG, via the coding sequence GTGAACGTCATCACGCCCCGTAAGCTCCGCGACTTCTGGCAGGAACATCCACAGGCCGAAAAGCCGCTCCGCGCCTGGGAGAAACTTATTCGTAGATCGGCCCCCACCCATTTCGACGAACTGAAGCAGATTTTCGGCAGCGTCGATTTCGTCCCGCCTGAGTCCACCGTGTTCGATATCGGAGGCAACAAGTACCGTCTGATTACCTTCGTCGCCTACAGTGCCCAGCGGGTCTATATCAAGCACGTTTTCACCCACCGTGAATACGACCTCTGGACCGAGCAGAACCGCAAAGGAGGCAAGGGATGA
- a CDS encoding CopG family antitoxin: MAKRTQIIHHQDDIPAFTSEAEEAEFWATHSLAEHLLRLENVEGDLLPPARPHKSNPTSIRLGTDLERRLRHLAELKGTSYQTLLKEFVLERVYEEEKRLGVI; this comes from the coding sequence GTGGCAAAGAGGACGCAGATTATCCATCATCAGGACGACATTCCCGCCTTTACAAGTGAGGCCGAGGAGGCCGAGTTCTGGGCCACACACTCCCTAGCTGAACATCTGCTGCGCCTAGAGAACGTGGAGGGCGATCTTCTTCCTCCCGCCCGGCCCCACAAATCCAATCCCACCAGCATCCGCCTGGGCACCGACCTGGAGCGGCGGCTGCGCCACCTCGCCGAACTGAAAGGCACCTCCTACCAGACACTCCTCAAGGAGTTCGTGCTGGAAAGGGTGTACGAGGAGGAGAAGCGGCTGGGGGTAATCTAA
- a CDS encoding PIN domain-containing protein has product MRVLTDADVIPRFVLEDHPELAPRAVALFERAAVGAVQLVIPPTVPAECFSTLKTLYKLPRAEVASGLLKVLNLPGAVVPEEQAVTEALRRLKERRVDFADAYLAALGRTLALPVASFDGDLRTLGADVLDA; this is encoded by the coding sequence TTGAGAGTCCTCACTGACGCGGATGTGATTCCGCGTTTTGTGCTGGAGGACCATCCGGAACTCGCTCCCCGTGCCGTGGCCCTGTTTGAGCGTGCGGCGGTTGGGGCCGTGCAGCTCGTCATTCCGCCCACCGTTCCCGCGGAGTGCTTCTCCACCCTGAAAACCTTGTACAAGTTGCCCCGCGCCGAGGTCGCCAGTGGCCTGCTCAAGGTGCTGAACCTACCAGGCGCGGTTGTGCCGGAAGAACAGGCCGTGACGGAGGCCCTGCGGCGGCTGAAGGAACGGCGCGTGGATTTCGCGGACGCTTACCTGGCGGCTCTGGGCCGGACGTTGGCCCTGCCGGTGGCGAGTTTTGACGGCGACCTGCGAACACTGGGCGCGGACGTGCTGGACGCCTGA
- a CDS encoding cytochrome c oxidase assembly protein, translated as MSAPDLNPSLADLLALRFDPLVWLPVLAVSGLYLWHFAQARRTPAGQARWPVWKAVLFGLGMVLLILATQTAAVTLTLNSMALYMGRLMVLAEVVPPLLILGLPRGITINPRRPLGRVLGVLLDPWVALAVWAAVIIFWNIPAGFNASVVTNTAAALLPALYLLSSLLVWGVVLRPLPSVQPAHIGSRGWFGLIAGLPMMAVAAVWLYSRRVLYSPYVGALCLWNLSPLENQQISGWIMMLAGLPATGLALVQLMAWLIQLADSGTQPPAARG; from the coding sequence ATGAGTGCCCCTGACCTGAATCCCAGCCTCGCGGACCTCCTCGCCCTGCGTTTCGACCCCCTGGTGTGGCTGCCCGTGCTGGCGGTCTCCGGCCTTTACCTGTGGCACTTCGCTCAGGCCCGCCGCACCCCCGCCGGGCAGGCCCGCTGGCCGGTCTGGAAGGCCGTGCTGTTCGGGCTGGGCATGGTGCTGCTTATCCTCGCCACGCAGACTGCCGCCGTCACCCTCACGCTGAACAGCATGGCGCTGTACATGGGCCGCCTGATGGTCCTCGCGGAGGTCGTGCCGCCACTGCTGATCCTGGGCCTGCCGCGCGGCATTACCATCAACCCGCGCCGTCCGCTGGGCCGGGTGCTTGGCGTGCTGCTCGACCCCTGGGTGGCGCTCGCCGTGTGGGCCGCCGTCATCATCTTCTGGAACATCCCGGCGGGCTTCAACGCCTCGGTGGTCACGAACACGGCCGCCGCGCTCCTGCCCGCGCTGTACCTGCTGAGCAGCCTGCTCGTCTGGGGCGTCGTGCTGCGGCCCCTGCCGAGCGTGCAGCCCGCCCACATCGGCTCGCGCGGGTGGTTCGGGCTGATCGCGGGCCTGCCCATGATGGCGGTCGCCGCCGTGTGGCTGTACTCCCGGCGGGTGCTGTACAGCCCCTACGTCGGGGCGCTGTGCCTGTGGAACCTCTCGCCGCTGGAAAACCAGCAGATCAGCGGCTGGATCATGATGCTGGCCGGGCTCCCGGCGACCGGGCTCGCCCTGGTGCAACTGATGGCGTGGCTCATCCAGCTCGCGGATAGTGGGACGCAACCTCCGGCGGCGCGTGGGTAG